From Pseudomonas sp. G2-4:
AGTCATCAATACAAAAGGTGCGGGTATGAGCCAGGTCGATTCAAGCGCGGGGACCAGTGATGTGCTGGTCAGCTTTCGTGGTGTGCAAAAGAGCTACGATGGCGAGAACCTGATCGTCAAGGACCTCAACCTGGACATTCGCAAAGGCGAATTCCTGACCCTGCTCGGGCCGTCCGGCTCCGGCAAGACCACCAGCCTGATGATGCTCGCCGGGTTTGAAACCCCTACTGCCGGTGAAATCCAACTGGCCGGGCGTTCCATCAACAATGTGCCGCCGCACAAACGCGACATCGGCATGGTGTTCCAGAACTACGCCTTGTTTCCGCACATGACCGTCGCCGAGAACCTCGCATTCCCGCTGACCGTTCGCGGCCTGAACAAAAGTGACGTGAGCGATCGGGTCAAGCGCGTCTTGAGCATGGTTCAGCTGGACTCGTTTGCCCAACGCTACCCGGCGCAATTGTCCGGTGGTCAGCAGCAACGGGTGGCCCTGGCCCGGGCCTTGGTGTTCGAGCCGCAGCTGGTGCTGATGGACGAACCCCTCGGCGCGCTGGACAAGCAACTGCGTGAGCACATGCAGATGGAAATCAAACACCTGCATCAGCGCCTCGGCGTGACCGTGGTCTACGTGACCCATGATCAGGGCGAAGCCTTGACCATGTCCGACCGCGTGGCGGTGTTCCATCAGGGGGAAATCCAGCAGATCGCCCCTCCGCGCACACTCTACGAAGAGCCGAAAAACACCTTTGTCGCCAACTTCATCGGCGAGAACAACCGCCTCAATGGCCGCCTGCACAGCCATACCGGCGACCGCTGCCTGGTGGAGCTGGGGCGTGGTGAAAAGGTCGAGGCGTTGGCAGTGAATGTCGGTCAGCCCGGCGAGCCGGTGACCCTGTCGATCCGCCCGGAACGGGTGAGCCTCAACGGCGCAAGCGAACAATGTGTCAACCGCTTCTCAGGGAGGGTGGCGGAATTCATCTATCTGGGCGACCACGTCCGGGTTCGCTTGGAAGTCTGCGGCAAGAACGACTTCTTCGTGAAACAACCGATTGCCGAGCTCGACCCCGGGCTGGCCGTTGGCGACGTGGTTCCGCTTGGCTGGCAAGTCGAGCATGTGCGTGCGCTCGATCCCCTTCTAGAGGCGAATTGATCGCCCCCTGCTGTACCAACACCAACCCTGCACGTGGAGAGAACAATAAATGTTGAGATCCCTGAAGTTCACAGCCCTGACACTGGGCATGATGGGTGCGGCTAGCGCGATGGCGGCGGGCCCGGACCTGACCGTGGTGTCTTTTGGCGG
This genomic window contains:
- a CDS encoding ABC transporter ATP-binding protein, with translation MSQVDSSAGTSDVLVSFRGVQKSYDGENLIVKDLNLDIRKGEFLTLLGPSGSGKTTSLMMLAGFETPTAGEIQLAGRSINNVPPHKRDIGMVFQNYALFPHMTVAENLAFPLTVRGLNKSDVSDRVKRVLSMVQLDSFAQRYPAQLSGGQQQRVALARALVFEPQLVLMDEPLGALDKQLREHMQMEIKHLHQRLGVTVVYVTHDQGEALTMSDRVAVFHQGEIQQIAPPRTLYEEPKNTFVANFIGENNRLNGRLHSHTGDRCLVELGRGEKVEALAVNVGQPGEPVTLSIRPERVSLNGASEQCVNRFSGRVAEFIYLGDHVRVRLEVCGKNDFFVKQPIAELDPGLAVGDVVPLGWQVEHVRALDPLLEAN